In Setaria italica strain Yugu1 chromosome IX, Setaria_italica_v2.0, whole genome shotgun sequence, the genomic stretch TAAGGGCTCTGCAGAATTACTAAAAGACAAGGGTATCGATTTTTTTTCTCTACAAATAATAGATCACAAACCGAATACTCCTGACAACAAACTATTGGTTTATCAATAGGACCTTATATTTGTGATCAACAGACCTATTCAGTCATAAGCTGTGATCATTTCATCAGTTCACTTCGAAGGCCAAACCATGAAATCAGTTGTCTTTGAAAATGACAACTCAATTCCGGATGGTGGCATCACCGGAGGAGACAATGTTGTGCACTGCTTGGCAACAGGAACTACGCGAGACGTACTGAAGCCATCACGGCAGAAATCATCAAGCAATTCAAAGAGCATGCAACCCCCAGTAACATCAGTGGACAACTGGACGTGCTTCAACGAGTTTATGATTcattcctcaaaaaaaaaaacgagttTATGATTCAGTGAAAAACTCaatctagatatatatatttGCATGGCTGTGCTAGTAAAAATTTTGCATGGCTTGtttggggaaatttttttggGGGTCCCTAATTTTTGGGGGAAAGTCCCATCTTCAACAATGCCCTTTGGTGAACGTACTCAAATTGTGATGAAGAAGTGAATCAAAGCAGCAGGGAATAGTGAGTGGAACTGTGGAAGATTATACTTGGGCCACCTTGCCTTTTCTTTGCTTTAGTTTGACATTTCAGCCCAAATCGCAGTTGAGCTGGAAAACAGGCCCACATATAGTTTGATATTCTGTTGAGTTAATCCATACTGACAACAACAACACGAGCATAATGTGCTGTGCATGACATGTGAATGATTCCATGACCTCTTTTTCGAGAGAGACCAGAGATTAGGGGTTCCTGGATGCTTTTGCCATTTGTAGAGAAACGATGACAACCGTGTTCTAGCCGTTCAGGGAATTCCTACCTGTAATTTGGACCTAGCTAGCCATCTCATCAATGGACAAATTCaggactcttccaaaatctggCATTGCTTCCGCATAGTGTAAACCAAATCGAAGACCTGCAGCCACTCCTTGCCAAGCTCGGGTCCATAAGATGATACCAGAGGAGTGAGCCCAAACCAAACGGAAAACCTCGTGCCCGGCTTGTCGAGAGAAAGCTACAATTCCTCGTGACGTCGTCGGCGAAGAAACTACACTCGAGTGAGAGCTTAGCTGTAGAGCATCGTATCTTTAGTCTGAGCCACTGGTTTCACCGGATGTCTTCCACTTCCTGTATATATACGGGCATATGGTTCAAGTAAGCTGCTATGCAAATACAACACGCCTAGGCTCCCACTTAGCCATGGATCCGGCAGCCTGTATTGCCATTCTCTCCCTGGTCTTCCTCTTCGTCCTCCACCATCTTCTAGGTGTCGCTAGCCGCAATGGCAAGAACAAGAGTGTGCGGTTGCCGCCGAGCCCTCCGGCCATCCCGTTCctcggccacctccacctcgtcaAGACGCCGTTCCACGCGGTGCTGTcacgcctcgccgcgcgccacgGCCCGGTGTTCTCCCTGCGCATGGGGTCGTCCCGTCGCGCCGTGGTGGTGTCCTCGCCGGACGGCGCCAAGGAGTGCTTCACGGAACACGATGTCGCCTTCGCCAACCGCCCGCTGTTCCCCTCTCAGAAGCTCGCCAACTTCGGCGGCACCGCGCTCTCCGTGGCCAGCTACGGGCCCCACTGGCGCAACCTCCGCCGCGTCGCCACCGTGCAGCTCCTCTCCGCGCACCGCGTCGCCTGCATGTCCCCCGTCATCTCCGCCGAGGTGCGCGCCATGGTGCGGAGGATGAAccgcgcggccacggcggcggtcggcggcgccgcgcgcaTCCAGCTGAAGCGAAGGCTGTTCGAGTTCTCCCTCAGCGTCCTCATGGAGACCATCGCGCAGAGCAAGACGTCCCGCACCGAGGCGAACGCCGACACGGACATGTCGCCCGAGGCACAAGTTTATAAGCAGATCATGGACGACGTCTTGCCGCATCTTAGCACGGCCAACCTGTGGGACTACCTGCCGGTGCTGCGGTGGTTCGACGTGTTCGGCGCGATTAACAAGCTCGTGGCCGCGGTGAGCCGAAGGGATGTGTTCCTGCGGCGACTCATCGACGCAGAAAGGCAGagagaggacggaggcggcggcggcgacagtgAGAAGAAGAGCATGATTGCCGTGCTGCTCTCTTTGCAGAAATTAGACCCGAAGTTCTACACGGATACCATGATCACGTCGCTGTGTTCGGTAAGTCCATCTTGCTATCATTTAACCTGCTTTAATATTACTTTGAGCAAAGTTATCCCAAATCATGTGGTCTCTGTCGTACCGTACTCCTTCTGAATGATTGAGCCACCAATTCCATCTCATTGAGACATTTTAACTGTCGATTTCTCCTTTTTACGTGAAGAACATGTTTGGTGCTGGAACGGAGACCACGTCGACCACGACAGAATGGGCCATGGCGCTCCTGCTGAACCACCCGGAGACGCTCATGAAGGCGCAGGCCGAGATCGACGCGGCCGTGGGCACCTCTCGCCTGGTCACCGCGGACGACGTGTCTCGCCTCACCTACCTGCAGTGCATCATCAACGAGACGTTCCGGCTCTACCCGGCTGTGCCGCTGCTGTTGCCGCACGAGTCCTCTGCCGACTGCAAGGTGGGCGGCTACGACGTGCCCCGCGGCACGATGCTGCTGGTGAACGTGTACGCCATCCACAGGGACCCCGATGCGTGGGAGGACCCCGCCGAGTTCAGGCCGGAGCGGTTCGAGGACGGCAAGGCCGAGGGCCGACTGCTGATGCCGTTCGGGATGGGGCGGCGCAAGTGCCCCGGGGAGACGCTCGCGCTGCGGACGGTCGGGCTGGTTCTCGGCACGCTGATCCAGTGCTTCGACTGGGACAGGGTTGGTGGTGTCGAGGTTGACATGACTGAGAGCGGCGGGCTCACCATCCCCATGGCCGTCCCGCTGGAGGCCGTGTGCAGGCCTCGTGCAGCTATGCGTGATGTTCTTGAGGAGCTCTGATGTCTCCATGCtaggctgcatcgacctcgatctccggcaagctgcaagttccATCACCaagtgttctaggctttaaccaccgggcgcatcgctgtggtttcttctagtttcatctaccagttatcaagtatcttggatctttgacttacggcgcatcgcttctgtctcgatctacggtattcaccagttatcccgccttgattaagcttgcatcggctgatatttgtctgttctatcgtcttgccgtttacgacatattaattgttattaattctgtcggaatagacgatagatctattcttaatagcctgttgcatcttaatcttggttaccctttcgagtgttgttgggattaagtttcgttatgattggattcatcggctggcgaggttcagattaacatcctgctaaatatttctaaactgcaactaccgggcgcatcgctgtggtttcacctagagatattggtggagagtttagtttagatcttaTCGGCTTGtagctctagctatggtggagcagcagctcaacagcatcctgttttctatcagccgtctggctgatggttattgtaaattatattaaatcggcccgatcggccgactccatcgaacttcgagagaattatctccaccttgtcagttgaatggtcaaactgactggcacgcccgcgcacaccatgcgcgccgatttgaattctgcactggagttaagcagatctcccaggtcctcatgtggtgatgcaggatCCACTATcatcaggattttgcgtcaacacattttggcacgcccggcGGGACACGAGGAAGCATTGGCTGATTAAAAATGCATCGGGCAATTGGAATAAAAAAAggagttgtatcggctgattacaGAAAATATCGACCAATTACAAAAATCGGCTGGCTTCTTTATTTACATTGCCTGTTTTGAGCCGATGGACATAAAAGAGCAGCCGATGGACAAaggaacaaatgaaaaaaaaaagaaagagaagcagTCGGCCGATGAATTTTAAAAAAGGGAGCAGTCGGCCGATGGAATATCgaaggaataaataaaagaagaaaaaaggagcagCCAGCCGATGGTACAAAGAACTAATGATTAATTTCAATCGGCCGGGTACTTCCGTCATCGGctatataaaaaaagaattatGCAAGCCAATCGGCTGGGAACTTCCGTCATCGGTTGAGATGCTATAGAGAGCACTAGCTCGCACTACAGGCTTTACACAAATTGATTATTATTTGGAGCTGAGCTGATAGGGGGTACATCAGCATCGACCGGTTGGTGGTGCATCGGCCGATAGACAGTTACAAAATAATACTTGGTGTCCAATGATGGGACTAGTTTATTCAGTCAATAGGGTGGTCGATGGCTTGCGACCAAATCGGCTGTGTCATGTTATTTAATTAAAGGATATGGAGGTATCAGTAAATGCTAATCGCTTCCAGCTTATAAAGAGCTGATGGAGTTGACTTCCTCTCAACAAAGCAAAATAAGATGTCGAGCTTACATGAAGCCGATGGAATAGTTAAAGATCCTAGCATGATGAATAATTAGGCAGTGAAGATGAAGTTTTTGCAAGGTACATACCTCTTCAAGGCTCAAAATAATCCTTCGTTGCCTGGACTATTGACGTGTAGACTAGTGGCCAAAGTATTATCAGGACAGCCCATGGAGTGAATcggcttcaaaaaaaaaaaaggctgactTGAATAGCCGATGGAATGGCCGATGCAGAAGTCTCGCCTGACAGCCGACGGAAATAGTAATTTACATGCTGATTACGTGATGGCTCTAGAAAAAAGTATCGGCTGATATAAAAGTATCGGCCGCTAACTACAAAGAGTATCGGCGGAAaaaagcatcggccgattagaaaattggatcggccgattgaaagctgtatcagctgattaaaaaaaaatacatcggctgattggaaattgcatcagccgattgaaaattggataGGTTGATTGAAAGTTGTacggctaattaaaaaaaattgcatcggcCACCGGCCGAatgactgcttggcaaaaagcatcggctgattgcttcgaccgattgattgcttggccaataaaaaaaatttgacaGATTGGATCAAGCAAAATAGTATCGACTGCTTATAAAATATATCGGAtgttaatttcgaagcatgaaatattcatacttcgaaactggggggcctatgttgacaacaaaagcttgctggttactgcaccaagttttggtgtcaacaaaCTGATCTATTGTTTCTACTGCCGGCGAATTTATCGGCTCAGAgtgggatcaaggcatcaagccgatggggttctttatatttcaagaggagtcgatgtggctttggatattgtaatcagacgtcattagctctaAAGGAAAGCttcggacttctataattagtttcggaacatgaagccttcgtACTCCGAAActgcctgtgttgacaccgaattatcggacttctatagttagtttcgaaacatgaagccttcatactccgaaactagggggcctgtgttaacaccaaaatttggaaatatgctgtgaaaggaaggaattggccgatgatgcaaaaaataaCGAAATCTCCTAACTAAGGCTATTTGCGAGCTGGCCGTAGAGATCAGGAACAtgtgcatgaagaaagagaaagcaagaaagctagaagattaaaagaagTCAACGCACACATGTACACGGCAAGAGTTCCAACAGTCTGGCATCCAAGGGAAGCGcacgtacgggaggttgttttatagaataaaatattttggagatagagttggttagggataagcttgattagagatagagttgggttagttagagatagagttttgattagaaaatattatgtacgtgacttgccttgtatgTGATTAAAATGCTAATTATGTAACATCAAAGGCCATctgccctataaatataaagggtcctggccattgtaattatcatcacacgatcaataaacaaacatattggGCGTGTTCGCTT encodes the following:
- the LOC101764849 gene encoding cytochrome P450 81D1, which gives rise to MVQVSCYANTTRLGSHLAMDPAACIAILSLVFLFVLHHLLGVASRNGKNKSVRLPPSPPAIPFLGHLHLVKTPFHAVLSRLAARHGPVFSLRMGSSRRAVVVSSPDGAKECFTEHDVAFANRPLFPSQKLANFGGTALSVASYGPHWRNLRRVATVQLLSAHRVACMSPVISAEVRAMVRRMNRAATAAVGGAARIQLKRRLFEFSLSVLMETIAQSKTSRTEANADTDMSPEAQVYKQIMDDVLPHLSTANLWDYLPVLRWFDVFGAINKLVAAVSRRDVFLRRLIDAERQREDGGGGGDSEKKSMIAVLLSLQKLDPKFYTDTMITSLCSNMFGAGTETTSTTTEWAMALLLNHPETLMKAQAEIDAAVGTSRLVTADDVSRLTYLQCIINETFRLYPAVPLLLPHESSADCKVGGYDVPRGTMLLVNVYAIHRDPDAWEDPAEFRPERFEDGKAEGRLLMPFGMGRRKCPGETLALRTVGLVLGTLIQCFDWDRVGGVEVDMTESGGLTIPMAVPLEAVCRPRAAMRDVLEEL